Proteins from one Sabethes cyaneus chromosome 2, idSabCyanKW18_F2, whole genome shotgun sequence genomic window:
- the LOC128735334 gene encoding mitochondrial intermediate peptidase, with the protein MLSGVNRVVQLHKRQPYRKLVSTWSPLTTAFNTRPEKRINFTKNEVGLFNIPELTSFQGFYALKEKAIFKTEDLIAEAISAERQRKMVTIFDELSDTLCKVADLSEFIRLAHPQANYSNAAEGACISISGIVEKLNTHKPLYKALKRVVDESDLVRTTDVDKHVAELFLFDFEQCGIHLQEKDRKKVVYLNDTILQLGQRFMAGAVHPRTIRKSVLPEAIRPFFSTDGDNILVSGLYADSSNNMAREAAYRLFLYPDQEQEKLLADLLMSRHELASVCGFQTYAHRALKASTVETPEMVDEFLNTLNDELRPRAERDFSLMQRMKNAESSFETPLATWDTPYFTSSLKKRCLQASASEFSPYFSLGACMEGLNLLMNSLYGISLEVTEMEPGESWSHDIYKLAVKHESEGLLGYIYCDLFERQAKPNQDCHFTIQGGKVMPDGSYQNPIVVVMLNLPQPRWSGPTLLSPSMVDNLFHEMGHAMHSMLARTEYQHVTGTRCSTDFAEVPSVLMEYFASDPRVLRTFAKHFQTQEPMPEDMLQRLCASKHLFSASETQLQVFYSALDQVYHGNPAKHGENTTETLRTVQEQFYGLPYVENTAWQLRFSHLVGYGAKYYSYLISRAIASWIWQTYFENDPLSRSQGEKYRRGCLSYGGGVPSRLLVSNFLGREVTPSNLTKSLVNEIDGYSERLREFEKHY; encoded by the exons ATGCTTTCCGGAGTAAACCGAGTGGTCCAGCTACACAAAAGGCAACCGTATCGAAAGCTGGTAAGCACCTGGTCCCCTTTGACGACGGCATTTAACACGCGACCAGAAAAGCGAATCAATTTTACCAAAAATGAAGTG GGACTGTTCAATATTCCTGAGTTGACATCGTTTCAAGGATTCTATGCGCTCAAGGAAAAGGCTATATTCAAGACGGAGGACTTGATCGCCGAAGCAATCTCTGCGGAGCGACAGCGTAAAATGGTCACGATATTCGATGAGTTGTCTGATACACTATGTAAAGTAGCGGATCTGTCGGAATTTATTCGGCTTGCACATCCGCAGGCTAACTACAGCAACGCGGCGGAAGGTGCATGTATCTCGATTAGTGGAATAGTAGAAAAGCTCAACACGCACAAGCCGTTGTACAAAGCGTTGAAACGGGTAGTTGATGAAAGTGATCTCGTTCGGACGACCGATGTTGACAAGCATGTGGCGGAActgtttctgttcgatttcGAACAATGTGGTATTCATTTACAGGAAAAAGATCGGAAAAAGGTGGTCTACTTGAACGATACTATTTTACAGCTCGGGCAACGCTTTATGGCCGGGGCTGTTCACCCTAGGACGATTAGAAAAAGTGTTCTTCCGGAAGCGATACGACCGTTTTTCTCCACTGACGGTGATAACATTTTGGTATCCGGATTGTATGCCGATTCGTCCAATAATATGGCCCGAGAAGCTGCTTACAGACTTTTCCTCTATCCAGATCAAGAGCAGGAAAAATTGCTAGCGGATTTGTTAATGTCACGGCATGAGCTGGCCTCTGTTTGTGGCTTTCAAACCTATGCGCATCGCGCCCTAAAGGCAAGCACAGTTGAAACTCCTGAAATGGTGGATGAGTTCCTGAATACCTTGAACGATGAATTGAGACCACGAGCGGAACGGGATTTTTCCCTAATGCAGCGAATGAAAAATGCTGAGAGCAGTTTCGAAACCCCACTGGCGACTTGGGATACGCCTTACTTTACTTCAAGCTTGAAAAAACGCTGCCTACAAGCGTCTGCCTCTGAATTTTCACCCTACTTCTCCCTAGGAGCATGCATGGAAGGACTTAATCTACTGATGAACAGCCTTTATGGCATTAGTTTAGAGGTAACAGAAATGGAACCTGGTGAGAGCTGGTCGCACGACATCTATAAGCTTGCCGTAAAGCATGAATCCGAAGGTCTTTTAGGGTACATCTATTGCGATCTGTTTGAACGCCAAGCAAAGCCTAATCAAGACTGTCATTTCACTATTCAGGGTGGAAAAGTAATGCCAGATGGCAGCTACCAGAATCCAATTGTCGTAGTAATGCTGAATTTGCCCCAACCTCGTTGGTCCGGACCGACTCTGCTGTCGCCTTCGATGGTGGACAATTTATTCCATGAAATGGGACACGCAATGCATTCGATGTTGGCAAGAACGGAGTATCAGCACGTAACCGGAACGCGCTGCAGCACCGATTTTGCGGAAGTGCCATCAGTGTTGATGGAATACTTCGCAAGTGATCCACGAGTGCTGAGAACATTCGCTAAACACTTTCAGACTCAGGAACCTATGCCGGAGGACATGCTGCAACGTTTATGTGCCTCGAAGCATTTGTTTTCTGCCAGTGAAACTCAACTACAGGTATTCTACTCTGCTCTGGATCAGGTCTATCACGGCAATCCGGCTAAGCATGGCGAGAACACCACTGAAACATTAAGAACTGTACAGGAACAATTTTACGGCTTACCGTATGTAGAAAACACTGCTTGGCAGCTTCGTTTTAGTCATTTGGTAGGTTATGGCGCAAAATACTACTCGTATTTGATTTCTCGAGCGATAGCCTCCTGGATTTGGCAAACCTACTTTGAAAATGATCCGCTGAGTCGATCTCAGGGAGAAAAATACCGCCGAGGCTGCCTGTCGTATGGGGGTGGTGTCCCAAGTCGGTTATTGGTCTCAAACTTTCTCGGCCGTGAAGTAACGCCGAGCAATTTGACGAAGAGTTTGGTGAACGAGATTGACGGTTACAGTGAACGGTTGCGGGAATTCGAGAAACATTACTAA
- the LOC128738873 gene encoding serum response factor homolog B, translating into MMHYKKGKNVEEELSKEQIPIEGLPEQFLWMHVKGGSRIFNLVDYAKKALETGEYRSMVWSGSGGGTGKTISCAEIMKKDFELHQVTRICYSKVEEYWDPQQEGLEQIVATRKIPSIHILLSLDEIDPKTPGYQHSKTRTTFWMEGDSETRNGEHRKGSNYFSGPQFKKRPNKHYSEGRNTGDNGGNGGASSGNSNNRNKNKSKSKARTPGNNEARSNQNSQPSGESDPRNSKKARNSGSKSKENVSESNASSRNAPSGSSEMT; encoded by the exons ATGATGCACTACAAGAAGGGTAAAAATGTGGAAGAAGAGTTGTCCAAGGAGCAAATTCCGATCGAAGGGCTACCGGAGCAGTTTCTATGGATGCACGTGAAAGGTGGTTCACGCATATTCAATCTGGTGGATTACGCGAAAAAAGCACTGGAAACCGGAGAGTACCGATCAATGGTTTGGAGTGGGTCCGGTGGCGGTACCGGCAAGACCATCAGCTGCGCTGAGATTATGAAGAAGGACTTTGAATTACATCAGGTTACGCGGATTTGCTATAGCAA AGTGGAAGAATATTGGGATCCGCAGCAGGAAGGTCTAGAGCAGATTGTAGCGACTAGAAAGATACCAAGCATCCATATTCTGCTCTCTTTGGATGAAATAGACCCGAAAACTCCCGGTTACCAGCATTCGAAAACGCGAACGACCTTCTGGATGGAAGGAGATTCCGAAACTAGAAATGGTGAACATCGGAAGGGCTCGAATTACTTTTCCGGACCTCAGTTCAAGAAAAGACCCAACAAGCACTATTCGGAGGGTAGAAATACTGGAGACAATGGGGGTAACGGTGGAGCAAGCAGCGGTAACAGTAACAATAGgaataaaaacaaaagcaaatcTAAAGCCCGTACGCCCGGCAACAATGAGGCAcgaagtaatcaaaacagtcaACCCAGCGGCGAAAGTGATCCTCGCAACTCGAAAAAGGCTAGGAATAGTGGGAGTAAATCAAAAGAAAATGTATCGGAAAGTAATGCTTCGTCTAGAAATGCACCTTCTGGGTCGTCCGAAATGACGTAA